A window from [Limnothrix rosea] IAM M-220 encodes these proteins:
- a CDS encoding DUF2827 family protein codes for MNKIKIGFVVSKYQGLNTKFNSGLEQNTYYLVSLLRSIPEYEVSYVLVSDSCLDESIQNQNQLNDDTPLVELKALDPKLNNPVQYDVLIHAESYLPENFIKAIKERFSTKFVNLLVGIVMWGLMEDIIYNIKDRYVGALPMYAPGIIDEQWINPQHAYHKEYVETLTKSNVAILPYIYEPWFLQKLENLRKKNNPDFDPQYSPESDKHIGILEANINLVKNAVIPVSIVESLYSQDKKALKRKTVRIYCSNNLRERQAFQHLFNYFEGKSLFTSEARFAVPDILHFDCDFIVSHQHLCSLNYLYLDALYYNIPLIHNSDTLKEYGYYYPNFDVKKGAEALKEALENHDSRLEEYAKQAAKALNKFSVSNKRNINGYKKIINKLIA; via the coding sequence ATGAATAAAATCAAAATTGGTTTTGTAGTCTCTAAATATCAGGGATTAAATACAAAATTCAATTCTGGGTTAGAACAAAACACTTATTATCTTGTTTCTTTGCTTCGCTCTATCCCAGAGTATGAAGTTTCTTACGTTCTTGTTTCCGATAGTTGTTTAGATGAGTCTATTCAGAATCAGAATCAGTTAAACGACGATACTCCTTTAGTAGAGCTAAAAGCCTTAGACCCCAAACTAAATAATCCTGTTCAATATGATGTTCTGATTCACGCAGAATCATACTTACCTGAAAATTTCATCAAAGCAATTAAAGAACGCTTTTCTACTAAGTTTGTTAACTTATTAGTCGGCATTGTGATGTGGGGACTGATGGAAGATATTATCTATAATATAAAAGATCGTTATGTTGGTGCACTACCTATGTATGCACCGGGTATCATTGATGAGCAGTGGATTAATCCCCAACATGCTTATCATAAAGAATATGTGGAAACATTAACAAAATCTAACGTAGCTATTCTCCCGTACATATATGAACCATGGTTTTTACAAAAACTTGAGAACTTGAGGAAAAAAAACAATCCTGATTTTGATCCTCAATATTCTCCCGAAAGTGACAAGCATATTGGGATATTAGAAGCGAATATAAATCTTGTAAAAAATGCAGTTATTCCAGTTAGTATTGTAGAATCGCTCTACAGTCAGGATAAAAAAGCTCTTAAGCGCAAAACTGTTCGAATATATTGTTCAAATAATCTTCGGGAAAGACAGGCCTTTCAGCACTTGTTCAACTATTTTGAGGGAAAGTCTTTGTTCACTTCGGAAGCTCGCTTTGCGGTTCCAGATATTCTTCATTTTGATTGTGATTTCATTGTTAGTCACCAGCATCTATGCTCATTAAATTATCTTTATTTAGATGCGCTCTACTATAATATTCCGCTCATACATAATTCAGATACACTCAAAGAATACGGATATTACTATCCTAATTTCGATGTTAAGAAAGGCGCTGAGGCTTTGAAAGAGGCTCTGGAAAATCATGACTCTCGCCTTGAAGAATATGCTAAGCAAGCAGCAAAAGCGCTGAATAAATTCAGCGTAAGCAACAAAAGGAATATTAATGGATACAAAAAAATCATTAACAAATTAATTGCTTGA
- a CDS encoding DUF2827 family protein: protein MSKIKIGFVIPKYKGIQTKFTNGLEQNTYYLVALFRSIAEYEISYVLVSDNCLEESLKNQRELQDDTPLVELNSLDPTLEEPVIYDVLIHIESYLPEHFIKAIRSRFPTKFVTFFAGNTMWGFMEAIIHNRNASAIPTYESGIMDELWTSPHYFYQKTFLETLTKSPVMIIPYLYEPWFLQKLENSRKEQNSNFSSYYCTSTRKNIGILEPNISVTKNAVIPACIIEQLYCINKELFEERAVLIYGADHLVKHRSFQRLFGYFKSKSLFTANPRFTIVDILHYNCDFIISHQHSNELNYLYLDALYYNIPLIHNSDMLKDYGYYYPDFDIRKGAQALKNALENHNSYIEAYDSSAKKALYQFSTRNQQNIDGYKNLIRSLLAK, encoded by the coding sequence ATGAGTAAAATTAAAATTGGTTTTGTTATACCTAAATATAAAGGTATCCAAACAAAATTCACTAATGGATTAGAACAAAATACTTATTACTTAGTTGCCTTATTTCGTTCAATTGCTGAATATGAGATCTCATACGTATTAGTCTCAGACAATTGCTTGGAAGAGTCTCTCAAAAACCAACGAGAATTACAAGATGATACACCTTTAGTTGAACTTAATAGTTTAGACCCAACACTGGAAGAGCCAGTTATATATGATGTTTTGATACATATAGAATCGTATCTACCAGAGCATTTTATTAAGGCAATACGATCACGTTTCCCAACAAAATTTGTCACTTTTTTTGCTGGAAATACAATGTGGGGATTCATGGAAGCCATTATTCATAATCGCAATGCTTCTGCGATACCGACTTATGAATCTGGTATTATGGATGAACTATGGACAAGTCCTCACTACTTTTATCAGAAAACATTTCTTGAGACTCTAACCAAATCTCCAGTAATGATTATCCCTTATTTATACGAGCCCTGGTTTTTACAGAAATTAGAGAATTCACGAAAAGAACAAAACTCTAATTTTTCGTCTTATTACTGTACTAGTACAAGGAAAAATATTGGAATACTAGAACCCAATATTAGTGTCACGAAAAACGCAGTAATACCAGCATGTATCATAGAGCAACTTTACTGCATTAATAAAGAGTTGTTCGAAGAGAGAGCCGTGTTAATTTATGGAGCTGACCATTTGGTTAAGCATCGATCTTTCCAACGATTATTTGGATATTTTAAAAGCAAATCACTATTTACTGCTAACCCTCGTTTTACTATAGTAGATATTCTTCACTACAATTGCGATTTCATTATTAGTCATCAGCATTCGAATGAATTAAACTACCTTTATCTTGATGCGCTTTATTACAATATTCCTCTTATTCATAACTCTGATATGCTTAAAGATTATGGGTACTATTATCCTGATTTTGATATCAGAAAAGGTGCTCAAGCTTTGAAGAATGCATTAGAAAATCATAATTCTTATATTGAGGCATATGATAGCTCGGCGAAAAAAGCCTTATATCAGTTTAGTACGAGAAATCAACAAAATATTGACGGATATAAAAATCTTATTCGCTCACTTCTCGCTAAATGA
- a CDS encoding YadA-like family protein: MINEAFDEIEENSSGIAIALALSSLTKGLAPGKRYGVGVAFGTFKNQQSIAISGTFSFTDPNSPGTQVIFNTGIGFGLNKDTFGAAAGLSIQW; the protein is encoded by the coding sequence TTGATCAATGAAGCGTTTGATGAAATCGAAGAAAACAGTTCTGGTATTGCAATTGCACTTGCCTTATCTAGTCTTACTAAAGGACTAGCTCCTGGTAAGCGTTACGGAGTTGGCGTTGCATTCGGTACCTTTAAAAACCAACAATCAATTGCTATTAGTGGAACGTTCTCATTTACAGATCCCAATAGTCCTGGCACTCAAGTGATTTTCAACACTGGTATTGGATTTGGTTTGAACAAAGATACTTTTGGTGCTGCTGCTGGTTTGTCTATCCAATGGTAG
- the fabD gene encoding ACP S-malonyltransferase, whose protein sequence is MGKIAWLFPGQGSQAVGMGADLVEHPLAKVRFAEAENILGWSVLDKCQGDETELSRTLYTQPCLYVVEAILCDMYREKAGDVDFVAGHSLGEYVALYGAGVYDFAAGLKLVQKRAQLMDQASGGKMAAMMKFNREELTAKIEATDGVTLANDNSEQQVVISGTPEAVDEVMNNVKAKRAIALNVSGAFHSPFMAEASEQFNTVLADIEFQDAKIPVLSNVDPQPETDASALKARLEKQMTGSVRWLEIMNTLNDLDVSEAVEIGPGKVLTGLIKRTCKDMTTKNIDTLEKIG, encoded by the coding sequence ATGGGTAAGATTGCGTGGCTTTTTCCGGGGCAGGGTTCTCAGGCGGTAGGCATGGGAGCAGATTTAGTGGAGCATCCGCTTGCTAAGGTAAGGTTTGCTGAGGCAGAGAACATTTTAGGATGGTCTGTTCTCGATAAATGCCAAGGTGACGAGACGGAATTATCCCGCACTCTTTATACTCAGCCTTGTTTGTACGTTGTCGAGGCTATTTTGTGTGATATGTACCGGGAAAAAGCTGGTGATGTTGATTTTGTTGCGGGTCACAGTCTTGGGGAATATGTCGCTCTCTATGGGGCGGGTGTTTATGATTTTGCGGCCGGCCTTAAGCTGGTTCAAAAGCGTGCGCAGCTAATGGATCAAGCTTCTGGTGGCAAAATGGCGGCAATGATGAAGTTTAATCGTGAAGAACTCACTGCAAAAATCGAAGCGACTGATGGGGTAACCCTCGCGAATGACAATAGTGAACAGCAGGTGGTGATTTCTGGTACGCCTGAGGCGGTAGATGAGGTGATGAACAATGTGAAAGCAAAACGGGCGATCGCCCTCAATGTTTCCGGTGCATTCCACTCACCGTTTATGGCAGAAGCATCAGAGCAATTCAACACAGTACTCGCCGATATTGAGTTTCAAGATGCCAAAATTCCCGTTTTGTCTAATGTTGACCCACAGCCAGAAACGGATGCTAGTGCCTTAAAGGCTCGCCTTGAAAAGCAAATGACAGGTTCTGTGCGCTGGCTTGAAATTATGAATACACTCAACGATCTTGATGTTTCAGAAGCCGTAGAAATTGGCCCCGGAAAAGTTTTAACGGGTTTAATTAAGCGTACTTGCAAGGACATGACAACGAAAAATATCGATACCCTCGAAAAGATTGGTTGA